From one Luteolibacter sp. SL250 genomic stretch:
- the rpsL gene encoding 30S ribosomal protein S12, with translation MPTINQLVRKGRLTPAEKSKSPALVNCPQRRGVCLQVMTRTPKKPNSALRKVAKVRLTNGFEVIAYIGGEGHNLQEHSIVLVRGGRVKDLPGVRYHIVRGSLDTLGVDKRRQGRSKYGAKRPKPGQAAAPAKKR, from the coding sequence ATGCCGACCATCAACCAGCTCGTTCGCAAGGGACGCCTCACTCCGGCCGAGAAGTCGAAGTCCCCCGCTCTCGTGAACTGCCCCCAGCGCCGGGGCGTTTGCCTCCAGGTTATGACCCGGACGCCCAAGAAGCCGAACTCCGCGCTTCGTAAGGTCGCCAAGGTTCGCCTCACCAATGGCTTCGAAGTCATCGCCTACATCGGTGGTGAAGGCCACAACCTCCAGGAGCACTCCATCGTTCTGGTCCGTGGTGGCCGGGTGAAGGACCTTCCGGGTGTCCGCTACCACATCGTCCGTGGCTCCCTCGACACCCTCGGTGTCGACAAGCGCCGCCAAGGCCGTTCCAAGTACGGCGCCAAGCGTCCGAAGCCGGGCCAAGCAGCCGCTCCAGCCAAGAAGCGGTAA